Part of the Caulifigura coniformis genome, ATCTTCCGACAGCGAATTCAGGAGCGGATTCACGCCAAGGACCCGCCGCCTCAACCAGGGGCGCTTGCGGACGGCCAGCAGACTTTCGAATGTCGCCTGGAATGGCGCCGTGACCCGGTCACTCCAGTCGACGGTCTCGACCTCTTTGAAGCCCGCGTTGCGTGCTTCCCGCTTGTACTCTTCGACGTCGTAGAGGTCGTCCCACTGCCAGATGTCGCGCACGAGCCGGGTTTCCGGATCTTCGAGACACTTACGGTCTTCCGGCTGACGCCAGGCAAAGTCGACGACGACCATTCGTCCCCCGGGCTTCAGGACGCGAAACGCCTCCTGCAGGAAGCGAGAGCGGTCCGGGAAGTGGAAGGCCGCTTCGAGGCACTGCACACGATCGAACGATCCCGATTCGAACTCCAGGTGCATCGCGTTGCCGTTCTCGTACGACAGGCGTGGCGAGCAGCCGAAGAGCAGCCTGGCGACGTCAATGTTCCTCTGCAGGAGGTCCAGTCCGACGATCGTCGCTTCGGGGTTGAGGCAGTGCATCATGAAGCTGCTTTTGCCCCGCCCGCACGCGACGTCCAGAATCTTCTGGGCGCCTTTCACGTCGAGCAACTCGATGCTCTTCCCCACCAGCCGGCGCTGCGTGTTCTCGAGATTAATCAGCAGGTTGAGAAACG contains:
- a CDS encoding class I SAM-dependent methyltransferase yields the protein MESSTMDRVDGNCESIVESTTGQDVHAAYDGSNVLFRLLRMISWGPGLMNLGYFRFRGPFAFLNLLINLENTQRRLVGKSIELLDVKGAQKILDVACGRGKSSFMMHCLNPEATIVGLDLLQRNIDVARLLFGCSPRLSYENGNAMHLEFESGSFDRVQCLEAAFHFPDRSRFLQEAFRVLKPGGRMVVVDFAWRQPEDRKCLEDPETRLVRDIWQWDDLYDVEEYKREARNAGFKEVETVDWSDRVTAPFQATFESLLAVRKRPWLRRRVLGVNPLLNSLSEDDWKQLEEIAKAHDYVRRRSQYMAFVFTKG